The following are encoded together in the Sphingomonas insulae genome:
- a CDS encoding NADP-dependent oxidoreductase, which yields MTNRNADSGTGRGASTGRAVRIAAFGGPEVLRVEQIAIPQPVDDEVLVRVHAASVNPVDGKTRAGEFPPVGAADLPATLGRDLAGTIEAVGTRAHNMLSHGDRVFAFIDFDRGAQADYVVVKAVELCAIPDGVDMTSAAAIPLAALTAWQGLFDHGGLEAGQRVLIHGGAGGVGQFAIQFARWKGAEVIATAGAADQELIRRLGANVAIDYQGQRFEDIAHDVDCVFDLVDGDTRARSWAVIRPGGILVSTLSEPDAETARAHGVRAVPQWLAQPNTVQLGTIGDLVASGEVIVTVAATYRLEDVAAAQERLEQGHLAGKVVLTLV from the coding sequence ATGACTAACCGTAACGCAGATAGCGGTACCGGTCGGGGGGCAAGCACCGGCCGCGCTGTGCGGATCGCCGCCTTCGGCGGACCCGAGGTGCTGCGCGTCGAACAGATCGCCATTCCGCAGCCGGTGGACGACGAGGTGCTGGTCCGCGTCCACGCCGCCAGCGTCAACCCGGTCGACGGCAAGACCCGCGCGGGCGAATTCCCGCCGGTGGGCGCGGCGGACTTGCCCGCGACGCTGGGCCGCGACCTGGCCGGCACGATCGAGGCGGTCGGCACACGCGCGCACAACATGCTGAGCCATGGCGACAGGGTGTTCGCGTTCATCGATTTCGATCGCGGCGCCCAGGCAGACTATGTGGTCGTCAAGGCGGTCGAGTTGTGCGCGATCCCCGATGGCGTCGACATGACGTCAGCAGCGGCGATCCCCCTTGCCGCCCTGACCGCTTGGCAGGGATTGTTCGACCATGGCGGCCTGGAGGCGGGCCAGCGCGTGCTGATCCATGGCGGTGCCGGCGGCGTCGGCCAGTTCGCGATCCAGTTCGCCAGGTGGAAGGGCGCAGAAGTGATCGCCACCGCCGGCGCCGCGGATCAGGAGCTGATCCGGCGCCTGGGTGCCAACGTCGCGATCGATTATCAGGGGCAGCGGTTCGAGGATATCGCCCACGACGTCGACTGCGTGTTCGATCTGGTCGATGGCGACACGCGGGCGCGATCGTGGGCCGTCATCAGGCCCGGCGGTATCCTGGTGTCGACCTTGTCCGAACCGGATGCCGAAACCGCGCGTGCGCACGGCGTCCGTGCCGTGCCGCAATGGCTGGCGCAGCCCAACACGGTACAGCTCGGCACGATCGGCGACCTCGTCGCGTCCGGCGAGGTGATCGTCACCGTGGCGGCGACCTATCGCCTGGAAGACGTCGCGGCGGCGCAGGAGCGGCTGGAGCAGGGGCATCTGGCGGGCAAGGTGGTACTGACGCTCGTCTGA
- a CDS encoding biliverdin-producing heme oxygenase gives MSFVQALRAATASDHDAVDAAFGSFALDDAAGYRRFLVAHGRALPTVEAMLDRAGDDDLPAWRPRSALLARDLAALGLAMPVPLALALTDGPALWGALYVIEGSRLGGQLLARSVPAALPSAYLSARHLPGEWRALLAAIEARAAASDDAWRDAAVAGARATFALYARAAEG, from the coding sequence ATGTCCTTCGTCCAAGCCCTTCGCGCCGCCACCGCCAGCGACCATGACGCGGTCGATGCCGCATTCGGCAGCTTCGCACTAGACGATGCTGCCGGTTATCGACGGTTCCTGGTCGCGCATGGCCGCGCCCTGCCGACCGTGGAGGCGATGCTGGACCGGGCAGGAGACGACGATCTGCCCGCGTGGCGTCCCCGCAGCGCGTTGTTGGCGCGCGATCTCGCTGCGCTGGGTCTGGCGATGCCGGTGCCGCTGGCCCTCGCCCTGACCGATGGGCCGGCGCTGTGGGGGGCGTTGTATGTGATCGAGGGATCGCGGCTGGGCGGCCAGTTGCTGGCGCGATCGGTGCCGGCGGCGTTGCCATCCGCCTATCTGTCGGCGCGGCATCTGCCGGGCGAGTGGCGGGCGCTACTTGCGGCGATCGAGGCCCGGGCGGCGGCGAGCGACGATGCGTGGCGTGACGCAGCGGTGGCCGGAGCGCGGGCGACGTTCGCACTCTATGCGCGGGCTGCGGAGGGCTGA